In the genome of Megalops cyprinoides isolate fMegCyp1 chromosome 7, fMegCyp1.pri, whole genome shotgun sequence, one region contains:
- the camta1a gene encoding calmodulin-binding transcription activator 1 isoform X2, translated as MAAENKPEGLKRIRNPDRMYRSAVCYGGHAPPKGASDVTEMNNEHGHLKIYLPKKLLECLPKCSSLPKERHRWNTNEEIAAYLITFEKHEEWLTTSPKTRPQNGSMILYNRKKVKYRKDGYCWKKRKDGKTTREDHMKLKVQGVECLYGCYVHSSIIPTFHRRCYWLLQNPDIVLVHYLNVPAIEDCGKPCGPILCSINTDKKEWAKWTKEELIGQLKPMFHGIKWTCSNGNSSSGFSVEQLVQQILDSHQTKPPPRTHNCLCSGTLGAGSSMHHKCNSAKHRIISPKVDPRSTGYSSAHSEVQNNDVSEGKTEHSHGSSKGGAGGGSAREKRNGKVPKPVLLHQNSTEVSSTNQVEVPDTTQNSPVSISSGLNSDPDMADSPVVPGMGHVASVMSSLSQSAAVFMSEVTGDPVYSMSPTGGPNAHLMGADATSQGLVLAVTSDSHKFAFPGGTGGDGGGARGTEGLAMLSATGVSEELVLSSSLDSNTIKLPETTMNFDPDCFLNNPKQGQTYGGSRLKVEGGSSSTSSSSGGSGSSNGGLQRSPTLPEPGYGFSSALVKNIKTEDTSFEQQLAKESGYQVGAVVSGSNVSGSNGASSTQGSLTLTPTGSLLPSGGGLSPSTTLEQMDFSAIDAKQDYSSGAASAGYGQPMSSPHLTHQSRSPSFFLQETPQSSQTQQGRQGSGHKTHLLETNSHDSGGYLGLQVVKTDSPSSNGHLHHHHTHQGQHQAPSCNGGSPTEGSGQPGSLQLLQYQGGFPGLGPEHEEVVSLEQPGSAGAGQTGGSENGAERLLKSGDHLQACGASSTETGGEHYLQQANDSGGGGGGGGAGEGTALHNGNASNGANSSSQQQLQPLLQGAGLVQGLYNTVGAHQGLGGAGSGAGASGGGMEISLDHFDISFGNQFSDLINDFISVDGGGATVGPGGALYTHQLVATPGAEGQASSSGGGPQQSQEEGGVQAEAGYSPSELCLQPCCSPQSLAGGTGTAGTSGETGSLAYMHVAEVVSAAVAQGTLGMIQATGRLFMVTDYSPEWSYPEGGVKVLITGPWQEASSNYSCLFDQISVPASLIQPGVLRCYCPAHDTGLVTLQVAVSSQIISSSVVFEYKARALPSLPSSQHDWLSLDDNQFRMSILERLEQMERRMAEMAGHHQQGGGGAAGAGGGGGGGGGGGGGGTGGNSTQSQCVTVQGQAGSSFESRVVVVCEKMMNRPCWAKSKHLIHSKTFRGMTLLHLAAGQGYATLIQTLIKWRTKHADSIDLELEVDPLNVDHFSCTPLMWACALGHLEAAVVLYKWDRRALAIPDSLGRLPLSIARSRGHTKLAECLEQLQREEQQPPTSLAPTPRMSFSPAPDAPSSDSWMVTWASDSVMESSGQKGSTAGTTTNLNPDLRRPRSEPSSYYSSESQRDLPLAKKHKPNPELFRPDKAMSVPLSMEQQQLHALSGSPKTPLTETLSPDKSLEEGVSQSKLGAYSLGGGGSGGTKWGSREQYPAGSSGRKGTGGGGSLGKEKLATRLRQREPLEVLMMSDREMLFSYREDLENQDCLTHMDDLQVNMMTLAEHIIEATPERIKRENLVTVETVPLDSTRVSNTMSWLASYLGDVEQHSIIHLRSLYGEPLTPSSTPSLSPGGSPLHEGPLDKPALPSPADWSDFLSASNSRVERDLAQLTLSDPEQRELYEAARLVQAAFRKCKGRPLPEQQEVAAAVIQRCYRKYKQYALYKKMTQAAILIQSKFRSYHEQKKFQQSRRAAVLIQQYYRSYKECGRLRPHRRAATAALVQHKLRSSLLTKKQDQAARKIMRFLRRCRHSPLMDHRLFKRVSAALAAEFAPLCLSPSASLLLPPCLLRLPRPPLFPSPSLCLAPLYPPSLLPDACLHESSRLEPQTD; from the exons AACCCAGACATCGTGTTGGTCCATTACCTGAACGTCCCAGCCATCGAGGACTGCGGGAAGCCATGCGGGCCCATTCTCTGCTCCATCAATACCGACAAGAAGGAGTGGGCCAAGTGGACGAAGGAGGAGCTGATTGGCCAGCTCAAGCCCATGT TTCATGGCATCAAGTGGACTTGCAGCAATGGGAACAGCAGCTCTGGGTTCTCTGTGGAGCAGCTGGTGCAGCAGATTCTGGACAGCCACCAGACCAAGCCGCCTCCCCGGACCCACAACTGCCTCTGCTCTGGTACCCTGG GTGCTGGAAGCAGCATGCACCACAAGTGTAACAGTGCTAAGCACCGTATCATCTCGCCCAAAGTGGACCCTCGTTCTACAGGCTACAGCAGCGCCCACTCCGAGGTCCAGAACAACGACGTGTCCGAGGGGAAGACAGAGCACAGCCACGGCAGCAGCAAGGGTGGAGCCGGGGGCGGGAGCGCCCGCGAGAAGCGCAACGGCAAGGTGCCCAAACCGGTGCTGCTGCACCAGAACAGCACCGAGGTGTCCTCCACCAACCAGGTGGAGGTACCGGACACCACCCAGAACTCGCCCGTCTCCATCAGCAGCGGCCTGAACAGCGACCCGGACATGGCCGACAGCCCCGTGGTGCCGGGCATGGGCCACGTGGCCTCCGTCATGAGCAGCCTGTCGCAGAGCGCCGCCGTCTTCATGTCCGAGGTCACCGGCGACCCCGTCTACAGCATGTCCCCCACCGGCGGCCCCAACGCCCACCTCATGGGCGCCGACGCCACCTCCCAGGGCCTGGTGCTGGCCGTCACCTCCGACAGCCACAAGTTCGCCTTTCCGGGCGGGACGGGTGGGGACGGGGGCGGGGCAAGGGGCACGGAGGGGCTGGCCATGCTGTCCGCGACAGGCGTGTCCGAGGAGCTGGTCCTCTCCAGCAGCCTGGACTCCAACACCATCAAGCTGCCTGAGACCACCATGAACTTTGACCCCGACTGCTTCCTCAACAACCCTAAGCAGGGCCAGACCTACGGGGGCAGCAGGCTGAAGGTGGAGGGCGGCTCCTCCAGCACCTCATCCTCCTCGGGGGGCAGCGGGAGCAGCAACGGTGGCCTGCAGCGCTCCCCAACCCTCCCCGAGCCTGGCTACGGCTTCAGCTCCGCCCTCGTCAAGAACATCAAGACCGAGGACACCTCCTTCGAACAGCAGCTGGCCAAAGAGAGTGGCTACCAAGTGGGGGCCGTAGTGAGCGGAAGCAATGTCTCCGGCTCAAATGGCGCATCTTCAACCCAGGGCTCCCTCACCCTGACACCCACAGgttctctgctgccctctggtggtgggCTGAGTCCAAGCACCACCCTGGAGCAGATGGATTTCAGTGCCATCGATGCCAAGCAAGACTACTCCTCCGGTGCGGCATCAGCAGGCTACGGCCAGCCCATGTCCAGCCCCCATCTGACCCATCAAAGCCGCTCTCCCAGCTTCTTCCTCCAGGAGACGCCACAGTCCAGCCAGACCCAGCAGGGCAGACAGGGATCTGGGCATAAGACCCACCTGCTGGAGACCAACTCCCACGACTCCGGGGGCTACCTGGGCCTGCAGGTGGTCAAGACCGACTCTCCCAGCAGCAACGGCCACCTCCACCATCACCACACCCACCAGGGACAGCACCAGGCCCCCAGCTGCAACGGGGGATCGCCCACCGAGGGGTCTGGCCAGCCAGgctccctccagctgctgcagtaTCAGGGGGGTTTCCCTGGGCTAGGCCCGGAACACGAGGAGGTGGTGAGCTTGGAGCAGCCAGGCAGTGCAGGGGCTGGCCAGACAGGGGGCTCTGAGAACGGAGCAGAGAGGTTACTCAAGTCTGGGGATCACCTCCAGGCCTGTGGGGCCAGCAGTACTGAGACAGGCGGAGAGCACTACCTGCAGCAGGCCAATGACAgcggagggggtggaggaggaggaggcgcagGGGAGGGCACGGCTCTACACAATGGGAACGCCTCCAACGGCGCTAACAGCAgctcccagcagcagctccaacCCCTCCTACAAGGGGCGGGGCTGGTGCAAGGGCTCTACAACACGGTTGGAGCCCACCAGGGACTGGGTGGGGCTGGCAGTGGAGCTGGGGCCAGCGGGGGAGGCATGGAGATTAGCCTGGACCACTTTGACATCTCCTTTGGGAATCAGTTCTCTGACCTCATCAATGACTTCATCTCTGTGGACGGGGGAGGGGCCACCGTGGGGCCAGGCGGGGCCCTCTACACACACCAGTTGGTGGCCACGCCCGGAGCAGAGGGGCAGGCTTCGTCCAGTGGAGGGGGCCCTCAGCAGAgccaggaggaggggggggtacAGGCAGAGGCAGGATACAGCCCCTCCGAGCTCTGCCTGCAGCCCTGCTGCAGTCCCCAGTCTCTGGCCGGAGGGACGGGCACTGCTGGGACATCTGGCGAGACAGGCTCGCTGGCCTACATGCACGTGGCAGAGGTGGTGTCTGCAGCAGTGGCACAGGGAACTCTGGGAATGATCCAGGCCACAGGGAGGCTCTTCATGGTGACAGACTACTCCCCCGAGTGGTCATACCCTGAG GGCGGGGTGAAGGTGCTGATCACAGGCCCCTGGCAGGAGGCCAGCAGTAACTACAGCTGCCTGTTTGACCAGATCTCCGTTCCCGCCTCTCTGATCCAGCCCGGTGTGCTGCGCTGCTACTGCCCAG cccaTGACACAGGTCTGGTGACCCTGCAGGTGGCTGTCAGTAGCCAGATCATCTCCAGCTCGGTGGTGTTTGAGTACAAGGCCCGGGCCCttccctccctgccctcctcccagcACGACTGGCTCTCTCTGGATG ATAACCAGTTCAGAATGTCCATCTTGGAGAGGCTGGAGCAGATGGAGCGCAGGATGGCGGAGATGGCTGGCCACCACCAgcagggaggcggaggagctgctggagctgggggaggtggaggaggaggtggaggaggaggcggaggaggcaCTGGGGGCAACAGCACCCAGTCACAG tgtgtgacagtgcagGGTCAGGCTGGGAGCTCCTTCGAGAGCCGTGTGGTGGTGGTATGTGAGAAGATGATGAACCGCCCTTGCTGGGCCAAGTCCAAACACCTCATCCACTCCAAGACCTTCCGAGGCATGACCCTGTTACACCTGGCTGCTGGACAGGGCTACGCCACCCTCATCCAGACCCTCATCAAGTGGCG cacaaaacacGCTGACAGCATTGACTTGGAGCTGGAGGTGGACCCTCTGAATGTGGACCATTTCTCCTGCACCCCACTG ATGTGGGCATGTGCGCTTGGCCACCTGGAAGCAGCAGTGGTTCTGTACAAGTGGGACCGGCGGGCTCTAGCCATCCCGGACTCCCTGGGTCGCCTGCCCCTGTCCATCGCCCGCTCTCGCGGCCATACCAAGCTAGCCGAGTgcctggagcagctgcagagagaggagcagcagcccCCAACCTCGCtggcccccaccccccgcatGTCTTTCTCCCCGGCCCCTGACGCCCCCTCCTCCGACAGCTGGATGGTCACATGGGCCAGCGATAGCGTGATGGAGTCCTCTGGGCAGAAGGGCTCCACTGCCGGCACCACCACCAACCTGAATCCTG ACTTAAGGAGACCCAGGTCAGAGCCCTCCAGCTACTACAGCAGTGAGTCCCAGCGGGACCTCCCCCTGGCCAAGAAACACAAGCCCAACCCAGAGCTGTTCCGGCCTGACAAGGCTATGTCAGTGCCCCTTAGcatggagcagcagcagcttcacGCCCTGTCCGGCAGTCCCAAGACCCCACTGACTGAGACCCTCAGCCCTGACAAGAGcctggaggagggggtgtcCCAGTCCAAGCTGGGAGCATATAGCCtgggtgggggtggcagtgggggAACCAAGTGGGGCTCCAGGGAGCAGTACCCAGCAGGCAGCTCGGGCAGGAAGGGCACGGGAGGTGGGGGCAGCCTGGGCAAGGAGAAGCTGGCCACTCGGCTGCGACAGAGAGAGCCGCTGGAGGTGCTAATGATGTCTGATCGAGAAATGCTCTTCTCCTACCGGGAGGACCTGGAGAACCAGGACTGCCTGACACACATGGACGACCTGCAG GTAAACATGATGACCCTGGCAGAGCACATCATCGAGGCCACGCCCGAGCGCATCAAGCGGGAGAACCTCGTCACCGTGGAGACGGTGCCTCTGGACAGCACAAGGGTCAGTAACACCATGAGCTGGCTGGCCAGTTACCTGGGAGATGTGGAGCAGCACAGCATCATCCACCTACG GTCCTTATATGGCGAGCCCCTGACGCCCTCCTCAACCCCCAGTCTCAGCCCGGGTGGGTCTCCTCTGCACGAGGGGCCCTTGGACAAGCCCGCCCTGCCCTCCCCGGCAGACTGGAGCGACTTCCTCAGCGCCTCGAACAGCCGGGTGGAGCGAGACCTGGCCCAGCTGACCCTGTCAGACCCGGAGCAGCGGGAGCTGTACGAAGCCGCCCGGCTGGTGCAGGCCGCCTTCCGCAAGTGCAAG GGACGCCCGCTGCCAGAACAACAGGAAGTAGCAGCTGCCGTCATTCAGCGCTGTTACAGGAAGTACAAACAG TATGCACTTTACAAGAAGATGACGCAGGCCGCCATCCTTATCCAGAGTAAATTCCGCAGCTACCACGAGCAGAAGAAGTTCCAGCAGAGCCGGCGGGCGGCCGTGCTGATCCAGCAATACTACCGCAGCTACAAGGAGTGCGGCAGGCTGAGGCCCCACCGCCGGGCCGCCACCGCTGCGCTGGTGCAACACAAACTCAG AAGTAGTCTGCTCACTAAGAAGCAGGACCAGGCCGCCCGCAAAATCATGAGGTTCCTGCGCCGCTGTCGCCACAG CCCCTTGATGGACCATAGACTGTTCAAGCGGGTGAGTGCAGCCTTAGCAGCTGAGTTTgcgcctctctgcctctctccttctgcctctctccttctgcctccctgcctcctgAGGCTTCCTCGCCCtccactctttccctctccatccctctgtctcgcCCCTCTCTATCCTCCTTCACTGTTGCCTGATGCCTGCTTGCATGAGAGCTCCCGACTGGAACCACAGACGGACTGA